A segment of the Triticum urartu cultivar G1812 chromosome 1, Tu2.1, whole genome shotgun sequence genome:
AGGATCCAACCTATAGACACACGAACAAAGTCTGGATGCACGGAGATTCACTGACTACAACACCGACTCAATTCCATGTCATCCTTAAGAGGCATACCTTCGCATGCCCTACGACGATGCTAGACGCACCGTCGGTAATGCGGGCTAGGTGAGGAGGACCTTATACCATCTTCAAGCAGCCGCAACACAAATCCTTATCGATCTCAAAAAACACCAAAAAATGGAACAGGAACCCTCCTACTGGTAAGGTCCAAGGTCCACCACGCCTTCATGGCCCTAAGGCCACCAGAGATGAGGCGGATTGCCAGCGGCACAAATGGCAGGCGAAGAAACTCTAATAGTCTGGGCCGTCGCGTGAGGAGGTCAAATGGGTACACACTTTGACCATAAATTACTTTGATTAACATGATTTTTATATGCAATGTAGAATCACAATTATCATTTAATAAGTGACTTTTGGAAACAAATCTAGGGATACCTGTTCTATGGTCATGTTGAGTAAGACAATAATATTTCACGTGTTGATAGTAAATATGCTCGTTGAGTAAGACGGTAATATTTCACCTGTTGAGTATTgacgtgcgtgtgtgtgtgtgtgtgcgcgcgcgcgcgcgtgtgtgtgcatgtgtgcctGTGCatgtgcgtgtgcgtgtgcgtgtgcgtgtaCATGTGTGTGTCCAAATATATAGTGTATGGAAAAGTAACGGGTCAACTACTACTGACTGACACTACTGCATATGGATGCACGTATTGATTTCTCTCCAGGACATGTATAGTTGGAATAGTATGAAGATCGATGTGGATAAGGATAGCAGGTGTCCCTCTGCATGCAAGTCAAACATTATCCTTGCTTATGTCATTGGGAAGCCTCTTCGGCTTACAAGTTGCTTTTTCTCTACCTTTTTATAATACATCCGAAGGGATTGTTTTGCTAACCCAATATGAAATATATGTCCTAAAAATCACACCATTGAATTCATATACAGAAAAGTTTCTAATGGTATGTTGTTATAacatactcccttcgttccagaATAAAAGGTGTATTGATTTCCGTACAAGTCAACCATTTGAATGTTTGATCAAGATTATAGAATAAACTAACAACATTTGCAATATCTAATAGATAAAATATGAAACTAGTTTTCATGATGAATCAAATTATATAAATTTTGTATTGTGGATATTGATGTATTTTTGTAAAAAACTTGGTCAAACATGCACTCGTTTGTCTTTTGAAAAAacaaatacaccttatataaCGGAACAGGGGGAGTATAACTTGTAACACGTTGATTAAATTGACAATTTATGGATACTTGCAAGTCGCAACCATACAAACCAGAACGGAGAGGTTACATACACTGATACATACGACTCAAAAGTGAATGATCAAGGATTCTTGAGCAAACTAGTGCATAAAAGGCAACTATATTAAGAGGTTTAGAACCTATATAGAGCGTGAATTATGTGCACAGGGCGCATCCGTGTTGAGGGTTGACACCTCACACCGTGTCCAAGATAGGAAAAACCATGCAGTGTATTAGAGCAGCACCAGACTCACTCTGTGCTGAGGTGGTTGCAGCCCAGAGCTCCACCTTATTTGTGCGTAGAAATTTCGTAAAAATATTAGGTAGAAATAGCATTTCTGGTTCATGATATACGACTCATCAGATTTTGTTAACTCTAACAATGGCCATGAAACTTCAGTTAACATGGTTTATATATGTAACGCAAAATCACAATTATCATTAGGTGACTTTTGAAAACAAATCTAGTGATATCATTTCCACGTCACATAAACCACATATTAATATCATAATATTATTTGTGCCAATGATTTTTGCACAGGACTATTACAACAGCACCATAGAATTTACGAACGACATAAATCAAACAGATTGAACTCCCAAACTAAACGTAAAAGTGAACTTAAACACACACATTAACTAGCATGCAATTGCTAGTTTGGTTCGAGCAGGCACATATTAATTGTTGCGGCGTCTGCGCCGCTCGTCGGAGAGCTGCTTTGCATACTTAGCTAGCTCCTCCGCGTTGGTGCCCCCGCCGGGCACCTCCACATTCCGGCCGGTCTCCAGGTCCACCCCGGACACCTTCTCGCTGAGCAGCTCTTCACCAATCTTCACCAACCTATCCAAGTTGGCTTTGGAGGAGTCGTCGATCGAACCCGCACTCCCGCTCAGTTTATCATACTGCACTTGCGTTTACAACGGATCATTGAGTCATTACTACAACAGATGATGGATGGCTACATGTATCAATCGATGCCAAAAATAAAGACTATCCTCTTTTTTATGTTTTTGGAGTATAAATTACTAATTGTAATAGGTAGGCGGGTACGAACCTGGATGCGCAGGTATTGGTGGGAGGTGCCGAGGACGGCGGAGAGGACGGAGAGGTGGAAGTCGACCATGTCGGCGCTGCCGGCGTTGAACATGTCGAGGATGGGTACGGAGCCGTCCTTGATGAGCCAGCTCAAGATGCCCCACTTGGCGGCATCCTTGGCGCTGTACTTGAGTTTTGGGAGCGATGATGTCCCACAGCCGATGGAGATGACTATGTATGACTTTCCCGCCGGCTGCTGCCCGGCGAGGACCATGTGCTCCGCCACCTGGTTCATCGCTAATAGAGTCTGCAGCATACGTATGCAGTCCATGAGTGAGATTATTGTTTTTACGTATTGTGAATGCGGCGGCGAGGTCAATTAGTTGGTAACATACAGGGTTGTTGGCGGCCACGGCGCCGTCGATGAGGTTGAAGGCCCTCGTGCCGCCCTTGCCATCGTTGGTCTCGAAGTAGTGCGCCGGGAAGAAGGTAGGTGCGGCGGAGGTGCCGATGGCGATGTCCGACAGGAGCGCGTTCTTGGCGGGCTGGTTCTCCAACTGATCAATCATGCACACAAGCTTAGTCAATTACTTAACAACTACTACTAGGTAGTTCACCATGTGCATGCACCACATGCATGGATACCTGGAAGCTGGAGAAGATGGTGGGTTGCAGGTACGCGATATCGAATGCCGGGATGACCACATGGGTCAGAGCCCCGTCCAGCTTGGTGTCACCGAGGTGCCGATGGAGCAGCGAATGGAGGTACTTGCCGTCGTACTTGGGCCCTGTCGCCAGAGCCAGAGCCGAGCCGATCTTGGAGAAGATGGAGCCCCTGCAGCTTCCCACGCAATAATCCAGATGACGATCGACGTTGAACTTGCGTGTAGTACAGAAATGGACGACATATACAAAGTATGCATGCATCTCAGTTGGTGACTTACTTCTGTGGGAAGATCTTGGGCGACTCGTCGATGTAGAACTGCGCTAGATCCTTGGCGTCGAACAGCGGCCGCCCATCCTTGTCCGGTGCCGCAAGCATCACCGTCAAGAGGCCACCCGTGCTCGTGCCGGCGACGACATCGAAGTAGTCCGCGATCCTAGCATCCGGCCCGTCCAGTTTCTACACACAACACATGCAGTGATATACTCCGTTAACAAGCATGATATACTACACACAAAGCATCATCGATGAACATATCAAAGTGGAATAACTTACCTGGAGCTCCTTTTCAAGGAAGGCAAGGACGATGGCCGGGATGATCCCTCTCACGCCGCCGCCGTCGATGCTCAAGATGGTTACCACCTTTGCTTCGTCACCTGCTGCAGCAGAACTACCTCCTGCCATCAATTTGGAGTTTGCTAACACGAGGCCAGGCTCAAATGACAAACGTTTTGAACAGAAGGTGGGAGATCAAGGATTTATTACAAAGGACAAACTTGTTATATATATAGACAACGTTCACATAAACTAATTATCAAGAAGCAACACCATTAGTTGGCTCCCTCAACTGCAGGTCTTAATCACAAAGTCAGAGGTCAAAAAGGACAAAACCAGCTAATCCCAAATTCCTAATAGTATAGTATGACCCCACTAGTTCCTTGTGCACGAAAGAATATTACAAATTCAGATCCTTTCTCTCTCTCCTATCATTTTTAATATAATGTAATTGAAGATGTGTCGGCATTCTTATCTTATATTTACTTCCTCGTGATTTGCTAGTTCCCTCGTATTTTGTGTCATATTTTAATCATGattttaactaataaaatataaTTAGATGTAGCAAAAATAATATCATTTAAACTTAAAATCAAATACAAACTCAACAATATAATGTTCAGCGACGTGCATTAACATTTTGCTAGTCAAATatatggtcaaactttgaccTAAACTATGATGAAGACTACTAATAAACCCAGATGGAGGTAGTAGTTGTGATCACCAATGTAGATGATTTTCTAATTTTATGAGAAATCTACGTCCTCGACAGATTTTTTTATAATAGTACTCCTTTGTGTTTGTATTAACTGGATAGGTACAATCCAAgaataaaaaaaaggaaaacacTAAGCATCAGACTACTGATGCATCGCCTCCTATCAGACTAGTCCATGGCCATCCGATCAGATAACAAGCCGATCGTTAGATTGGCTAGTAACCAACATGCGTGATTTCTGGATTTGAAGTGTATCCACCGGTGCATGGAGTAACTGGTATGCATGCATGGCCCGGTGGTTTTTCATGTTTTGCCGGGTAAACGTGGACAGATTAGGGGCAACCATACATTGGGGCAAGTCATCGAACACGTTGAGATCTGGCAGGCGAAATGTGGCACGGCCGATGTGGAAGATGGAGTTGTGAACGGTCAGCTCATGACGCCGACTTTCTCAGCAAGCCAGGGAAGGCAGGAACATCGGCATAGACTTGCCCGCATCCAAACTCTCATGGTGCAGCCATGGCAATGGTCAGCCGAACGACGGGAAGCAGGCACGTGGCTGTGACAAGGTGTGATAGGGCCTTGAATGGGTCAGTGGCGGCGAGTGGTGCAAAATGGCGGCAGTTCAGGGACTAGAGATTAAAACAAACCATAGCTATGAGGTGATTTGGGTGGCGGCGGAAGGGTGTGGGCATCCTGAAAGGTCTGTGCCGTAAAAAAATGGTGGATGAAGGGAGCACTATATGGAGGCTACAAGGAAGTTTTCGCAGCGTGCTTAAAATATTAGAGCGATGGGGTGTCGGGTAACGAATTTGCTAGACTGAATGTTCTAGTAAAAATGTCATATGGGTAAAGAATTTGCATGCAGAAAGAGATTCAAGGAAGAAATCAAGTGGCTCACTTTCAGAGCAAGGAGGAAAGTATACCATGGACTAGAAGACTGGTTGAAAGCTTTTATTTGAACCCAACAGCTGTTGCTCCTACCTTGTATGAACTGTCCACTTGTTTTTGTTGTTTTTCAATTCTTCTGCTAGTGCTAGCTTTGCTAGTTTTCTTTTCTTCTGTATAGTTTCCTTTTGCTCTTTTATGAACATTTTGCTGTACTATTTATTTGAAAATGAATAAAAATACGCAGCAGAGTACTGTTGTTTCCCTAAAAAAAGATGGGAAAGTAGTGGCTGCACCCACCTTTGGTGCACCCATGGaatgaacagtaaattcgaaagaaatagtaaaaaaattaaaaaaaatctgaaacttGGTGGATGTGATTATGAGCTAATGTTTTAGGTGCTTGCAAAGTTTGGTCACCAAAAAACATCAAATGATTTCCATACAAAACGAAATACAAATGATGTTGTGCACCCACGTTACTGTTCACATGTTTTCAGCACAAACTTTGTTTTTTTTTTGTACAGATTTCCTCGGATGTTATTTCGCCACCAAATTTTGCAAGCGCCTAAAGCATTTGCACATAATCACATCCACCAAGTTTCAGAATTTTATGAAATGTTTTGCTAAGTTTTTTATCGTGGGTGCACCGGGGGTGCAATGTGCATAGGTGTAGAACAACCACACTCAAAAAAGATATAGCCACTCTGCTAGAGTTGTTGTTAAGTTGCTAGCCACCTCCTTGGCTCAACAAGGTGAGATTAAACATTGCTACGCCTTTTTTAAACATTTAGAATTTCTATCATGCAACATGCACACACGAGCCTGAGTACTAATCAGGCTGAAAACTCTTAATAGCGGAAGGCTCGTATTCTATTCTTAACGTCGTCTGCACATCCCTCTGATACTAAGATACATACACATGTATTCGGGGCTTGACTCGGTGTTGGTTTATGGGTCTCTTTAgaacacatctagatgtgacatagttatgtcacatctaaACTGATGTCTATTctgtttgtggtctatttttttgtcctaatcttttttgttttttgttgttgcattatatatatgtgggagCTTAAATGTGACATTTTTTaaaaacatctagatgtgaattagataAACTGTTAGTTTATTATCCAGCTACCAGCAGTTGAAAGGAACCACCTGCCAACTTCCGAAAAAATACCTTCATTTGTTGAGGCATCTTATCCAGCCAATTATGGCCTCGTGCCATGAATTTGAAAGGGGTGCTTGCAGTTGCATGCAGCCTTGGACTACGAACTGTGAAGCTCCCATGTTTCTCAAAAGATGACATGCAAATGCAATCAAATTATATATTGTAGCATTTTTCATACAACAAATTGAAATACTTGTGCATGTACCAGTGTTAATAGTTAGAAAAAAAATCTTTCTCACAGAAAGTAAATAGTTTGAAAAAATCCATTGAGCAACCATCAAcatagagggtgcttggatacgttttagtcccatgactaaaagtagtgggactaaaacttgctagcctcacccatgcttggatccaaatactaaagagactaaaatcagttattgagcatttattatcctccaaaccctccaatccagaactcgcatgTATTAAAGGAGAGGAATTAAATGAGAAGAGAGAGGGCTAATACATATTTTAGTAGGTTTCCTATGACTAAAAAATTTTAGCCTCAAGACTAGTCCTAGCCTCTCTTTAGTCaagggtgcttggaactttagcctctaaaagagactatttttagtcagactaaaaatAGTCCCTTGAATCCAAGCACCCTCATAATCTCCTCTTGTTCTAAACGAGGCTCGTGGGTGCACAAGTACATACAAAGAAAATAATTACTATGTGACTCTTTTTTGGGAAAAGAAATATTTTATTTGTTCTTGGTATCTAGTACCTAGTTGATACAAAACACACAACTATAAGAATTGATTACATTAAAAAGGattggagagagagagaggatctGACTTTGTGATTGTTTTTGGGCACAATGAACCAGTGGGGTCATACTATATAATATTAGCATTAGTTGTGTTCTGTCCTTTTTGACGTCTGACTTTGCAATTACACCCTGTATTTGAGGGAACGAGTTAACGTTTCTTGCTTCTTACTACCTCTCTTCTGGTTTATTGGTCTTTATTGTAATCTgtgccaaattttgaccataaatttaactaacaaaatgttcatgcatgtcataaaaaattatatcattaaaaactatgttcaaatacgaatcaatgttttaaatagcgggCTATGGTATTTAGCGGCGACCCTTAAAAACAGCTATAGCTGGGCTATAGCAGAGCTATAGCGGCAACACCCTCAAACAGCTATAGCGGAGCTATAGCGGGGCTATAGccggctatttaaaactatgATACGAATCCAACAATATAATTTTTTTGACATGCACTAatattttgttagttaaattttTGATCAAAATTTAGCACAGATTACATAGAGGactaataaaccaggacggaggtagtagttaaTTTATTTGGTTGCTCCAGACCTGTCTATATATATAACAAGTTTGTTCTTTCTAGCTAAATCCTTAGTTTGCCACATTCTCTTCTTGAGTTTTCGTAGCTAGCTTGGGCTGTACGTGTTACCAAACTCCAAATCAATGGCAAGTAGTAGTTCTTCTGCAGGAGGTGACAAGGTGAATAAGCTGGTGACCATCCTGAGCATCGATGGCGGCGGTGTGAGAGGGATCATCCCAGCCACCGTCCTCGCCTTCCTTGAGAAGGAGCTCCAGGTAAGATACTTTTACGTATGTTCATCAATCGATCTTGTCATTTATCACTGCATGTGTAATGTGTTGCCTGTAGAAACTGGACGGGCCGGATTCTCGGATCGCGGATTACTTCGACGTGGTCGCCGGCACCAGCACCGGTGGCCTTTTGACGGTGATGCTCACGGCGCCGGACAAGGATGGACGGCCGCTGTTCGATGCCAAGGATCTGGCAAAGTTCTACATCGACGAGTCGCCCAAAATCTTCCCACAGAAGTACGCATGCAACTAACTAACTAAGTATGCATTCATATGTATATCACTATACACATACCAGCATATGGATCATCAGTTCCTTAGTTTACGACATCGTAATTTCATCGATTCTTGGAGAGTTAATTGCCAAGGCGCAGGGACTCAATCTTCTCCAAGATCGGCACAGCTCTGGGGATGGTGACCGGGCCCAAGTACAATGGCAAGTACCTCCAATCGTTGCTCCGTCGGCACCTCGGCGACACCAAGCTGGACGGGGCTCTCACCAGCGTGGTGATCCCGGCCTTCGATTCACCCACCTGCAACCCACCATCTTCTCCAGCTACCAGGTACCCATGTGATGCACGCATATGCATGGTATGGTGCTACctatgtactccctctgtcccagaATATAAAAACATTTTTGACACTATGCTGGTGTTAAAAACGTTCCTATATTTTGAGACGAAGGGAGTACCTAGTAACGTACCTAGTAACGAACAATCAACTAATCATATGTGCATGCATGATTGACCAGCTGAAGAACCAGCCAGCGAAGAATGCACTCCTGTCAGACATCGCCATCGGCACCTCCGCCGCACCCACCTTCTTCCCGGCGCATTACTTTGAGACCGAAGACGGCAAGGGCGGCACAAGGGCCTTCAACCTCATTGACGGCAGCGTCGCCGCCAACAACCCTGTAACTACTTAAGTTCACCAGTACACACAACTCAGTTGGTCGTCTGGCAGGCCCAACTGACTCGATATCTCACGTGCATGGCTACTGTAGACACTATGCGCGATGAGCCATGTGGCAGAGGACATCATCGTGGCTGGGAACGGTGACTTGCTCGGGAAGTCATACATGGTCATCTCCGTCGGCTGCGGGACGTCTTCAAATCCGAAAGGCAAGTATAGTGCTAAGGACACCGCCAAATGGGGCATCGACTGGATCCTCAAGGGCGGCACCGTCCCGATCCTCGACATGTTCAACGTGGCTAGCGGCGACATGGTCGACATCCACCTCTCCATCCTCTCCGCCGCCCTCGGCTCCTCCCATCAATACCTGCGTATCCAGGTACCTACCCACCTACCTATTATACCCAAAAAAGAAAACATAACAATGAGTGGCCTATTGTGGTAATTTAAAGAGAGTACTgcccggcctctgcatcaattGATGTACACAACAATTATCTGCTACGGTAATTAATGAATGGTTGATGTACATGCAAATGCAGTATGATCAACTAAGCGGAAGCGCAGGCTCAATCGACGACTGCTCCAAAGCTAACTTGGATAAGCTGGTGGAGATTGGGAATGAGCTTCTCGGGAAGAAGGTATCTCAGGTGGACCTAGAGACAAGCCAGAATGTGGAGGTACCCGACGAGGGTACCAACGCGGAGCAACTAGCCAAGTTTGCAAAGGAGCTCTCCCATGAGAGGCGTCGCCGTCACAACGAACTAGCAACTGCACATACCTAGTGTGATTCAATTTTTTTCGTCTAATTTGGTGCATGTATATGCATGCATGTTTTCCATTATGTTTTATATGTTCATATAGTAAATCCTACTATACGGTGGTGCTATAATATAGTTTTGTGCATATTACAGAAGATTTGTTGAAGGCGTTGTAATCTGGTTGATATGAATGCATGGAATTATTATTACTACTGTTTTTGCTTTCAAAGTCACTTACTAATAATAATTGTGATTTTATATGACAGGTAAATGCAACAAATCCGGTATTAGGTCGATCTATCCAAATTCTCCGTGACTTACTGATGTAAATGTTGATATCTTTCTATAAACATGGTCAAACATAGAAAGGTTAACTTTTTCTAAAGACTAACATtatattttgaaacggagggagggAGTATAGCCTTGTACAACGAAGAATTAAGGTGTTGATATGTGGTTTATATATATGAGTGCATGGAGCTGGTATATCACTACCAGACTTGTTTTCAAAGTCACGTACTCTAATAGTTGTGATTTGGTATTACATAAACTACATGAGTAAACCCTTATTCGAAGCATTTTTTGAATGAGAGAAGCCTTGATCATCCTGACATATGTTTCATTGCCTTAGATCAACTTTAATATAGATGGACGTGTGCATCACAATAATGCAGAGGCCGGATGTTCCAACctcttttttgaaaaaaataaaaagaagaaaaatcCTGACAAATGTCTTGCAGAGGCATAGTCGTGCACTTTGCCCACAAAAAAACATGATGATTCGAGCACAAGGAACTTCTCATTGTCACGTCCTTTGCCCACAAGAAACCTCCATGGCTCCATCATCctttttaaaataaataaatacaaCGAGCAGAGATCAGGTTTGTCTCTTGTATTGGTTTGACTTGCATGCAGAGCTAAGGACACCTGCTATCCTAATCCGAATCAATTTTCATATTCCAGCTGTACAGGCCGCGTTGGAGGAATCATCAATACGTGCTTCCATACACATATGATGTCAGTTAGTAGTTGCCTGGCACGTTATGTCTCTGCACGAAGCCCGTCATGGGCTACCAATAATATGTTTACTATTATCCCGTGGAATCTAGTTGTCTTGCTGAAGGTGACCATAACTAATTAATCACTCTTGTTACTAACCATGATACGCTCACATCATACTTTGATTCGCTGATGGAATCATGGAAAGCTACTTATGAACTCTATATGGTTTGCGTCGAACTGGTATATATATACCCGGAGTCAATATAAGATGGCATGGCTTGGGAATTATGGTACTAGAGAAGTCATAGATATTCTAAGAGTAAACAGCATACCTATTGAAGAACCTCATTTCGTACACATTGTCACATTTTCTAAACATTTATGGGTGATATATAATGTAGATGCATATTTAGTTATTTACCTTGCCGCCGCTGAACACTCGCAACCTTTACAAGTTAGAATCACCAGGAAGCCACAGTCTGTAGATTTCATAGACATTTCCTCTAAGTTAATTTGATAGTCATCCAATGATAACATAGAAAAACACAAGTTATAACCATCCACGGCAGAAAACACAAGTGGAAGAAAACATAAATGGATGGTACGTAGGTTCAGGTTGAACCATATGGTCAATTACATATCAAGTTTCTACAAGGCGACACCTTAAGATTTCAACGCCTTTCCTTGGTCCTTCAATGCTGCTTCTTCAGGTTGTGTTGTCAGTGCTAGGGGTTGCGGTGTTGGTACTTGGGATTGTGGGCGCAAAGTGCTGCTGTCGTAGAAGGATCGGATAGGTGGTACCATCTCAGGTGAGTCGAGCATGGTCcttgatgtagtcatacatctcCTTCAACATACCCAAGTGATTCTTCAAATCTTTCTTGTGCAATGAGCTGCGGTGACGGATGGTCTCGCCTCGCCTCTGGGAGTCAACGTGTGCTTATAGCACGCAAGAAGGACCTGGCGAAGTTCTATCGACGAGCCGCCCAAAATATTCCGACAAAAGTAAGCAACTAACTAACTCAACATGCATGCATGCCTATGGTGACACAAGGGCCTTCAACCTCATGGAAGGTGGCATTGCCGCCAACAACATTGCTTGTAACTACCTACTTAAGCTCACTGGTACATAACTTGATTGGGCCCACCTAACTTGTTAGACTAAGTATATATTAGATATACGTGTTGTAACATAACCTGTACTTGTACGGTTCCCTCTTATAAATATATGACAGTCGTACCCACCAAGGGTATCGAGCATTGTTCCAAACCCTAATTTGTATAACATGGTATCAGACGACGCGTTCGATTCGTGCCGCGCTTCCGCctcctctgccgccgccgccgccgcgtcggCCTCCTCTGCTGTCCGCCTCCCTCGACCCTGGCAACGGACTCGCCCTTCATGGCGTCCACACCGCTCGCTTGGGCTCGGCAGGCGGCCTCGGACTCGCGCCCGATGGCGCCGTCCCGATCTCCCGCACTCGATCCATCTGCATCGGCTCAGTCTCCCGCGCCCTCCTACGGCGCCTCGATCGTCGCCCCGATGCACTACGGTGCTGCCCCGGGCCAATCCCGCGACGCACCGCCGGCTGCTGATCCCTACGGCGCTGCCCCGGGCGATTCCCGCGATGCGCCGCTGGCTTCTGGCGCTGGTCCCTACGGCGCGTTCCCGAGCCAATCCCACGATGCGACGCTGGCTTCTGGCCCCTATGGCGCTCCTCCATAGCAACCCTATGACGCTCCCGTTCCGCACCCATACGGCCCTCAGGGCCTCTACGGTGCCCCTATCCAGCAGCCCTATGGCGGGGTATACCCCGCGCCGTACGTCGCTCCGTCCTCGACGCCGTATGCGATGTCGCCCGTCGTACCCAGTGAGGCACTGCATGGCGCGCCCTACGGAGCTCCTGGGTCGCACACCGCGCCACCTCTGCAGTCCTACGGCGTGCCCTCTGTGCAGCCCTAcggtcatcaccaacactcccgTGTGCTGCCTCCGTCGGCCGATGCTGGTTCCATACAGTGCCCCTCCGACGTATGACTCGCAGCTTCCCGCATCAGTGTCCGAACCAGGACCGTTCCACTTTGCTCATCTGGCGACGGTGAAGCTCTCTGCTGATAACTACCTCCTGTGGCGCACTCAGGTGTTACCGCTGATGCGTAGTCACTACCTTGAGGGATATGTCGATGGTACGCTGTCCTGTTCGCCGGCCATGGTTCCGGTGCCCTCAGCTGCAGGTGGTTCTGTCATGGTGTCCAACCCTGCTCATCGTCGGTGGATCGCTCAGGATCAGGCTATTCTGGGTGCTATTCAGTCCTCGCTCACTCCCTCCGTGGCCGGTATGGTGGTCTTTGCCGCGACGTCGAGGGATGCATGGGCCACGCTCGACTCCAGCTTCTCTTCACAGTCGCTGGTTCGGTCTTCTGCCATCCGTAATCAGCTGGGTGAGGTCAAGAAAAATGATCTCTCCGTCACGGCCTTCTTCAACAAGGTCAAGACCCTGGCTAATACACTATCATCCATTGGGAAGCCTCTTCGTGACGAGGAGTTCACTTCATTCATTCTCAATGGGCTTGACGAGGACTATGATTCCCTTGTTGAAAACATCAACGGACGTGACACGCCGATGCCGCCTCGCGATCTCTATGCACGCCTCCTCAACACCGAACAACGACTCGCTGCTCGCCGCTCCG
Coding sequences within it:
- the LOC125539268 gene encoding patatin-like protein 2 isoform X2; amino-acid sequence: MAGGSSAAAGDEAKVVTILSIDGGGVRGIIPAIVLAFLEKELQKLDGPDARIADYFDVVAGTSTGGLLTVMLAAPDKDGRPLFDAKDLAQFYIDESPKIFPQKGSIFSKIGSALALATGPKYDGKYLHSLLHRHLGDTKLDGALTHVVIPAFDIAYLQPTIFSSFQLENQPAKNALLSDIAIGTSAAPTFFPAHYFETNDGKGGTRAFNLIDGAVAANNPTLLAMNQVAEHMVLAGQQPAGKSYIVISIGCGTSSLPKLKYSAKDAAKWGILSWLIKDGSVPILDMFNAGSADMVDFHLSVLSAVLGTSHQYLRIQYDKLSGSAGSIDDSSKANLDRLVKIGEELLSEKVSGVDLETGRNVEVPGGGTNAEELAKYAKQLSDERRRRRNN
- the LOC125539268 gene encoding patatin-like protein 2 isoform X1 encodes the protein MAGGSSAAAGDEAKVVTILSIDGGGVRGIIPAIVLAFLEKELQKLDGPDARIADYFDVVAGTSTGGLLTVMLAAPDKDGRPLFDAKDLAQFYIDESPKIFPQNCRGSIFSKIGSALALATGPKYDGKYLHSLLHRHLGDTKLDGALTHVVIPAFDIAYLQPTIFSSFQLENQPAKNALLSDIAIGTSAAPTFFPAHYFETNDGKGGTRAFNLIDGAVAANNPTLLAMNQVAEHMVLAGQQPAGKSYIVISIGCGTSSLPKLKYSAKDAAKWGILSWLIKDGSVPILDMFNAGSADMVDFHLSVLSAVLGTSHQYLRIQYDKLSGSAGSIDDSSKANLDRLVKIGEELLSEKVSGVDLETGRNVEVPGGGTNAEELAKYAKQLSDERRRRRNN